GAACACGCTGCTGATCGCGGGGCTGCAGGCGCGCAACAACGCCCGCGTCGTCTTCAGCGGTTCCCTTGACTTCTTCAGTGATGCCTTCTTCAATTCTGCCGTGCAGAAAGCCACTCCCAACTCCAAGAGGTGTGTTGGCTCCCCTGCCAATGTCTGGGGAGTGCTTTGAGAACAGAGGCAacaaatgtttgtgttttgggaaggagcagaaagctTGAATTGAATTGGGGTGATGCATCCTTTACCATTGCAGAACAAAGCGCTTTGGAAGGTAACTCCTTCCTTCAAGCTCAGCTCAGTTTGTGTTGCTTTCACAtctgtttggtttgggtttggccCACGGGGTATTTTCCTGGCTGTCTCAGTGTCCCTTGTTGCACAGGTACTCCCAGACAGGTAACTACGAGCTGGCCGTGGCCCTGTCCCGCTGGGTGTTCAAGGAGGAAGGGGTTCTGCGCGTGGGCGCCGTGTCCCACCACCGCGTCGGGGAGCTGGCACCGCCCAACGCCTACACCGTCACTGACCTCGTGGTgaggctgccagcctggggcggggacaggatttggggagcactggggcttGGAGTGGGCCAAGGCTCATTTTCAGGCATTGCTGGTTAATTTGTCCCAGGAGTACAGCATTGTGATTGAGAAGCTCACTGACAACAAGTGGGTGCCCTTCGATGGGGACGACATCCAGCTGGAGTTCGTTCGCATCGACCCCTTCGTGCGCACCTTCCTCAAGAGGAACGGTAGGTCTCCATCAAGAGGAGTGGGAGGTTCTCCTCAAGAGGAACAGAGGATCCCCGTCACTACCCTGGCCCCACACTGGGAGTGTTTTCACCTTCCACAGCTTCtcgtgtcccctcagtgtcaccccTGTCTCTCCCTCAGGTGGCAAATACAGCGTGCAGTTTAAGCTGCCGGACGTCTATGGCGTGTTCCAGTTCAAAGTGGATTACAACCGGCTGGGATACACCCACCTCTACTCCTCCACACAGGTAAGCATGAGGGAGTGAATCCCACCCTCTCCTAGGAGGaggagccccaggctgctggactGCAAGGGCTGTTCTGTCCCCTTCCAGGTGTCTGTGCGTCCCCTCCAGCACACGCAGTACGAGCGGTTCATCCCCTCGGCATATCCCTACTACGCCGGTGCCTTCTCCATGATGGTCGGCCTCTTCATGTTCAGCATTGTCTTTCTGCAtatgaaggagaaggagaaatctGACTGAGCTCCCTGTGGGAGCCTTTTCCCGGTgccaggagggctgggcagtgctcagAGCCTCCTGTGTATCCGTGTGAGAACTGGTGGGTGCTGGatgtgctgtggggctgtgtttggtcttttttatttttacacatgGGGGGGTTATtgagaatgaaaattaaattttgggGGGAGAATCTGTTGCCAAAGTGTCTGCAAACCTGGGACCAGAATGCTTCTGGTGTTTGCAGATGAGTCTTGATGTTTGCTTCGCTCCAATGttggaatgatttgggttggagTTGTGttggaatgatttgggttggaatgaTTTGGGCTGGAGTTGGGTTGGAATGATTTGGATTGCAGATTAACTCCCAGTTCAAAATAAAGTCTCGTTCCTCTCACCCTGGGTGGGAGTGAGGTGAATTCGTGGCCTGGGGCATTCAGATGCATTCCTGGAGCTGAGGGCTGTGTCCccatctctccctgctgtgAGCGTTCCCCAGGGTGGGCTGGCAGGGAACAGTTGGATTGTGCTGAGGCTGGAGAGTGCTGGAAGGCAAAAGGGGCAGTCTGGGGACTTGGGACATCCCAGAAAGCACCAAAGGCACATGGAGGAGGACAGGGCATGACAAACCCCCGCTGTGCTCCATAATGCAAAGAGGTGAGTTGAGGGACACACCAAAGGCTCGGCAAGGGCCAGGGATCACCCCCCTAATGCACAGTGAGGgatctaggggaaaaaaaccagctggAAGATGTGATCCCAAGAAAACCAGGGTGGAGGAGCTGAAGCGTGGGGTAGAAGTGTGAGATGGAGTGAGTGGCTTTTGGGGTGTGCACCTGGGCTGTTTTGGGATGGCAGGTGGAGAAATTACATTGGGAGTGACGGGTCAGAGGTGCCAGTGAATAAAAGGAAGAAGATGATGGGGCTTTGGGGGCAGCAAGTGGGGTGCAGGGACCACCAGGGGCATAGGGATACCCAGGGTGGGGCACAGGACCAACGGGGGCCACCTAGGGGCAGCAGGGACCGCCAGGCACACAGCAGATGCACCCTCGGGACAAACTGATCCTTGAGGGGACAGGAACCCctgagggcacagggaccctgGTACACTGGGACCCCCTCTTGGGGCAAAGGGATGCACAGCTCcaaggggcacagggacccaaGAGAAACCCTGCGGACACCGTGGCACACAGGGACCCCGGAGGCGCACTGGGGACACCGTGGCACACGCGGACCCCAGAGGCGCACTGGGGACACCGTGGCACACAGGGACCCCAGAGGCGCACTGGGGACACCGTGGCACACGCATTACCCGGGAGGCGCGCTGGGGACACCGTGGCACACAGGGACCCCAGAGGCGCACTGGGGACACCGTGGCACACGCGAACCCGGGAGGCGCGCTGGGGACACCGTGGCACACAGGGACCCCAGAGGCGCACTGGGGACACCGTGGCACACGCGAACCCGGGAGGCGCGCTGGGGACACGGCACCGGCGGTGACACCCGGGCGCCTCCGGCCCCGCCCACGTACCGGtgcgggaggggcggggcctcCCGTCCGGCGCTCCCTGATTGGCCGGGCCGCCCCGATTGACGTGGGCGCCTgaccggcggggcgggcgcttTGCGACGGCGGCGCTtgacggcggcggcggcgggtcCGGGTCTGGGTCCGGGCGGGGGCGGCCATGCTGCTCACCGTGTTCTGCCTGCGCCGCGACCGCTCCGAGATCACCTTCAACCTGCAGGTGGACGCCGACTTCGAGCTGCAGAACTTCCGCGCCCTTTGCGAGCTGGAGTCTGGCATCCCGGCGGCCGAGAGCCAGGTCAGGGCCTGCCCCCGCCCCGAGCGCCGGGGAGGGCCCGGCCGGTGTCCCCGGGCCGGGTCgcccgggctgggagcggcCGTGCCGCCTTCTCCCGCAGGAtcgggctctcctgggctgggagcGGCCGTATCCCCCCCGCCTCGCGGGGTGGGATCCCGGGATCCGCCCCGGCCATCCGGAGTTTGGGGTTGTTTGGGGTGGTGGGTCCCTCCCGGTCCCTCCGCTCGCGGACCTTTCGGGTTTGAGGAGAAACACCTCGCTTGTCCCTAAAACTCCACTCGGGAGAGGGCTCCGAGTCCCTGGTGACCTGTGGTCCCTCCGGGAAACGCTCGGTTCCCCCCGCCGCGCAgctgaaagggagaaaataatgtgggtttgttttggtttgttttatgtGGAGGTTTCAGAGGAATCTGATGCTTAAACGGGGCAGGAATTGGAGCGGGGGGAACAGGAGTCGGAGCGTGGGGAAGGTGGTGGCCCGTGGGCTCCTCAAACCCCAAGAAATGTTCGGGAAAGGGTTTATTTATCCCACCAAGCCGCTGCCCGGTCTGGGGCGGAAAGGGCACATTCAgtcttttcctcccttttttctaCACAGGTGTAGTGACCGAAGAGGCACATCCGTGTGGTTTTCCCAGCAAATATTCCCCTCCAGCCCGGATTCAGGGCTCAGTCGTGTGCCAAAACATGGGGGAGGCTGTGTGTGGGGGCGGCTCTGGGCCATCTGTCTGGGCTTGGCTCATGTTTTGGGTTCAATCCCGCGTTTTTGGCCGTTCCTCCTCGTttgtcctgggcagggctgtgtcgGCTCCTTTTCTCGGCACCGGCCACGCCTGGCAGAGTTTGTGGAGTTTTGCGGTGGTGGCTTTTGCTTCCCGAGCCTTTTCCCAGTCTAAATTAGCAAAGTGTTTTTCCAGCCAAGCCAGGATTAGTCAGCgctggaagagctgctgcaggggcagccctggagctgtggtgTCCCTCACCCAGCAGGTTCCCGACGTTTGGCTTTCCCTCTGCCTTGGGAGAGCCTTGTATTTGGGAATAGCAGGTTGGTGATGAGAGAGGAACAGTGTCAGAGCAGGGGTAGAAAATCCAGGTAGAGCGTGGGTtctgttttaggaaaaaaactcttGATTTTGGGCAGGTGGAAAGGGAGAACCCATCTCACACAAaggctctgtgctccagcaaCCCTCCCATGGCTGTATGACAGCCACCAGTGAGCTCCCAGGTCTGGGGACAACCCCTGTGAGGGGAACTCTGCGGTGGCTTTGACCTCTCCAGGCATGAACTGGAGCATAAACTCCTCACTGTCACCTTTGTCCCTTGTGTCATGGTGACCTGCAGCTTCGGGCCTGGTTTAGGATAATGAGGGCTCACCTCTGCATGTGTTTTTTGTCAGGAGTTCCCTTGTTTGAgtttttccagcacagctgacctgtgtggggtttgggtgctgccagccccaggcgAGGGGAGCAGCGCTGTGCTTTTGTAGCCACCTCTGCCTTCCTTCTGCTTATCCATCTGCCACTCGTGCATCATCCTGTGCCTCGCTGTGTTGTGTTTTCCAGGCAGTtatttcctgctcctctctctcctctttctgCCTGGTGTTTGTGAGGTGTTTTGAGGGCCTTCAATGGGGAGAACAGGTTGGacaccaggaggaatttccccatggaagtGGTGACCAGGCgttggcaggggctgcccagggaggtttggagtccccatccctggaggtgtgcAAGGCTGACTTTGAGCTGCAGAACTTCCACACTCAGAgcgctgggctggggacagggtaGGGATTGCACCTGATGATCTTGGAGGCTTTGCCAGCCTCAACGATTACGTGAGAAAGTTATAAAGATACAAGTTATCAGTGAAGCAGCTTCTTGAGTGAAAGGATTTTACATTGTTAAACCACAAATTGGCCGTTTTACATTTACCAGACTTGGCTGTTTCCTGCCCTTTTTCCTCAGCCAAGGTGAATGTTGCATTgaaggtgctgtgctggcactaGAGAGGATGAATTTCGTTGTAAGGGTGATGCAGGGTGGAGTAAACCACTCAGTGTGTGGAGGAGGGTTAATCCCAGCCTTGTTCTCTGCTGGTTTGGGCAGTGAATGCGGGGTGCTGCGGTTTGgggtggggcaggagctgtgggcacAGGTCGGTGAGATAACAGAGGcggctgctggtggctgtggtgATAAGAGGAGCTGGACAAGGCGAGGGAAAATAATCTGACTTTCCAGTCTCCTCCACACACCAAGGCCATGGCTTTCTGGGAGAGGAGACGGGAGGCTCTCAGCAGAGCCACACTTCATTCCttcccttcttttattttctctctgtgcccTCCATCTGTGCCATGCTCAGGAATATTTGATGGGTCCAGGATTTGGCTTGATTGATGGCTGCAGGTGGTATCTGGCAATCCTGGCTGGGGTTCCCTGCTCCATGGGAAGGTTCTACCCTCTGGCATCATGCACAGTGAATCCATCAGTGCCTGCATCCCTGTCTGAGTCACCTCCAGAAGAGCCGATGTCTGGTGCCTGCCAGCCGGCAGAACTGCCATGAACCAGACAATCAAAAGGCAGCAAAATCCAATCAGTTTGTTTTAAGAGTGGAGCAGAATGGGTCAGGAGTGGATTAATCTGTGCTGCTAATGGATGTGGCACGAGCGCCAGGCGCTTAATTCATTGTCGGGGATATAAGGCCGAACGCTCATAAATCCAATCCCAGCAAGATGACAGAGGTAAAGCCTCACTTAAACTGATTAACTCGTCTCTTCCAGAGTGCCTGCACAAGGAATCTGCCATTTCAGATTTGGGTGTGTGGCTGGGATTTATAACACACTGGCTGTTGCTGCTGCGGCACCGACTCAGGCCAGTAACctgagaggctgtgctgggttcTGCCAGCACCAGCTGACCTtgatggtgctgctggtgtcatGTGGGGTAGAGGCCACTCACTTTCAGATCTGCACATGGGCCCTGGGAGGCACCTGGTGTGTGAGGCAACGCTGAGGCTGCACACTGTGGtggtgaggaggaggcaggaagcTCGTGCCTGGTTCCATTGTGTATGTTTCCCCAATTCTCTGATTGCTGCCCCACAAGGTTCTGGTCATTTGTGTTCCTCCTGCCTTGTCTTgccttggcactgctgctgaCGATGGGTCTCCACTGCCGAGTGCTGCAGGGAGAGTCTGTAAGATATTGGAGTTGCTGGAGTGAAGCAGTGAAAGTCTGTAGTGTCAACTGGACCTTAAGACAAGAAgtgatttggttttttgggaTCTTATTGTATCTGCTCCCTGTGATAGCATCAGGTAGAGCCACAGCCCATCCACGTCAGGACTGTGAAAGCTTCTCCCACGTGGCTGAGCCAGTCCCGACCTGTGGAAAATGTGTTGTTGCTGAACTggccttttccagccccaaagAGACATGGTTTGGCTAAACAAGGTGGTATTTGTGAAATTTGATCATGTGCCTGAGGGGTTTAGGCCAAGTTCTCCATactctgggctgctgccagggcaggaggtggctgGGCTGATCTGCCTGGTGTCGCTGTGCTccagtgacagcacagaaaccttCCTGGTGCCAGACACCATTTCTGGGAGCTTCTGTTCCAGCTTTATGTTACATTTTGGGCTTTCCCACAACTTAGGGCCTCTATATGTATTACAGGTCCAATGTTCATGGACCCCTTGTTAAACCAGGCTATCAAAGCAGAAATGGATGTGATATATGTATTTTGTAGTCACAAGAAGTTAATTCCCTGCATGGGCTGATGGCAGTCTCAGGAGCAGGGCCTTTGGGTTCCCTGAGTCTGGAGAGTTGCATCACTGGAGTGAACTGGAAAGCACTGAGCTAATGATTGAGGTCCCTGTAAAACTGGTTATTCTGGGTAGCTGTGTTGTGGGAAGAGGCAGAGTGATGGATGTTGGGTTGGATCATCGCTGGATCTACCTGGATTGGTGCTGCTGGCATGTCTGCAGTTGGTCCAGGGTCAGTGGGTGATGACTTGGGGCAGGGAATGCTGCACAAAACGTCTGTGGCTTGTGTCATCATGGAGTTTGGAGTTTGGGAATGTGGACAGACAGTCCGGGTCAAGACTTGCTTCCCTCTAATGATCTTGGCCTCTGATCAGGGGAGAGCAACAGCCCTTTTCTGTGGTACCAGTTGTCAAACCACAGCTGGATTTCAGCAAGACCAACCCTGTGTTGTCCAGCCTGGACGTGttgaggccctgcagtgcctgaggcCGGGCCTGTGAGGACATCACACCTTCCTTTCCAAAGCTTGAGATTAATCCAGAGAATCTactggaacttttttttttttctttcctctataACAAAATAAcatcttgctttgtttttttttttccaaactttttCTATGCTtgatgctgctggctctggtggcACAGATTGTTTATGCAGAGCGGCCGCTGACCGACAACAACAGGTCCTTGGCCTCCTATGGCTTGAAGGACGGGGACGTGGTGATCCTGCGCCAGAAGGAGAGCGTGGAGCCACGGCCTTCCCTGCGCttcccaggtgagcagggctgggtgccagCACTGAGCCTGCAGGGGGTCACCAacacctgcccagggctgagcaaaGTGCTGAGGGAGGGGGGTGGCTGGGGTGAGTCGGGGGGGTCATGTAAATGACCCAGAGAGCTTCCTATTCGGTGTTTTATTCTGAGGAAGCCAGTACCATTTTACTGTTCCGTTGGGGGAGGGTGGAGGCAGTGAGCAGGTGACTGGTTCAGAACAGGCTTGGTAAAGGTGTGTGAGTTTTCCTACAGTCACTGGTTCCCTTCCCACTGGATGCAGTGGCACAAGTGTGAGTGGCTCAGACCAAGGAACAGCCTCTATGGATGTGTGTCCCACATCTGTCCTGTGGCACATTCCCTGAGAAGCCACATCTTGCCAAACCCAGTGGTTTAATCGTATGTATGTGCCAAAGGCTCCTCTGGGAATacctgagcagagccctgcacctCTGTCCTGCCTTCCACAGCCACTTCTAGCAAATTCCTGTCATAAAATATCCCTAGAAAGGGTGCCACAGGTTGAGCAGGGTGTGGAAGCATTGCTGAGGTCCTCATCCTGCCTCAGCTGGAGGATGGGTACCTGCAATGCAGGTCTGCAGGAACGttattatgtttttttccccctgcttttttttaacCCAAGAGACTCTGAGGTGCCTCAGAGCCACTGGTTTTAGCCCTGCAGTCCCTCCATGAGGCATTCACATTTATGAAACTGGGAATAGCTAGTCAGCAAGTGCATTTCAGGGGATTAAAAATGGGGCAGACAGACGAGACCAGTTACATAAATGCACCAGCGTTGCTAACCCAGTAACCCGGGGACGCGGCTGCACTTCCGACACGAGGAATCTGCTGTCGGGCAGCATCGAGGGCAGCTCATCCTTCCCGTGGCTTTTCCAGCAGAACTGCAGCCCTGAAGCACCCACCCCTGTGCTCTTGCTTTCAGGTCTGCCCAGGATAGATTTCAGCAGCATCGCCGTTCCCGGGACGTCcgcgcagcagcagcagcccccggcGCCGCGGCCGCGCCCCTCGCCCCCGGACGCGccctccttcccccagggcCTGGACAACCCGGCGCTGCTGCGGGAGATGCTGCTCGCCAACCCCCACGAGCTGTCGCTGCTCAAGGAGCGCAACCCGCCCCTGGCCGAGGCCTTGCTGAGCGGGGACCTcggtgagctgggctggaggctggGCGGGGTCAGCTCCTCCCGGGGTGGGCTGCCGGCTCCTTGACGGTGCAGATAAAAGGGGCCAGTTGGGAGCACTCAAGGAAGAGTTCCTCAGTTTCTGGGTACATTTCTCCTGCCTGGCATCTTTAATATCCTCTGTAATATCTTCTAGTCAGAAATATCAGATGCACAGACAATTTGGATGTCTGTGAACACGAGTGACTCAGCTCCTGGTTTTTACACTAAGGCACTCCTTACTGCACATTTTCCAATAAAGGTGGTGTGTTTGCTGCATCCCAGATCCTACTGAGACTCAGCAGAGAGCAACACACTCCAAACCCATCTCTGTCCATAGTGATCATGTGCTGTGGAAGTGAACTGcagaaagggagagaggaaaagaacaaGGACACGGCTTTTAGGAACTTTCTCAATAGAAATAGTCATAAATGTGTAAGTTTCTGTTAATGTTTGAAACGTCTGTGTTTTGGGCACAGTTGAAACCTCGTCCTTCACTTCCTCTGCAGCTGATGTTGGTCCCTTATTCTTCCTATGGTGCAAGGTTTGAACTCTGGTGTCCTTTAGGTGTGAAAAAAGAGGAGTTTAGGGTAGCACCAGATGAGCTTCTGAACCTCTGCAGGATGTTTAGTTGGGAAACAGATCCTGTCGAgtgcagagaaataaatgaagAGAAGTTGCTTCTAGCAGGAGATTTTATCCACTCTCAGGGTTACATCTGAGTGATTTCTCTCTGTTTGAGGAAACCAGAGAAGAACTTCCATGGATATTGCCAACCTGTTTTAACTCTGTCTTTAGTTCATATCCAGAGCTGAAGCTACATTCTTTGCACTCTCAGGCTTTTTCATACATCTTGCTAGGAGTTTTTCCCATCACCTTAAGCAAGGGTGCTGCTTTTAGCACAGGAAACCAGAGGTTAAGCCCAAGACAGCCAGAACTGGCTTCTCTGATGTTCTGCCTGGTCTGTGCACATCAAGCTTTGACCCACATGTGCATTTCCAAATTGCTGCATTGGACTGTCAGGAGGAAGTGGTTTGGGCTGTTTTTGCCCTTGTCGTGCTGCACTGCTGCTACTGGCAGTGTTTGGGCACTGATCCAGCTctacagctcagctccagcttggATTCCCAAATATCTGCATAGATCCGtgccctgtggctgtgctggatgAAGGCACCTGCTGTACAGAAGCCTGATTTCAAAAATCCAACAGTCAAATATACCCAAAGCCTCCCTGAGCACATAACGGCCTTtgagccagagctgcttcctgGGAACGGCCTCTTTGTGAGCAAACCAAACCTCCCCTGTGCAGAGTCCTGCACGGACTGCCAGGTCCTTTGGGGATGTATGTGATCCTATTCAAGTGTAAAAAATGGCCAGAGGCCATCTGGAAAGTGAGAATCTAAAAGCTGTGGTGTTAAAATGGGCATTTAGACATGGCTATCTCCTGGTACCAGTGGTAGGCAATCAGCTTTGGGGATTGTAATCTGTTTTTGCCATGTTCCTTGAAACTTTGAAGGAAGTTTTGTTGTTAGCCTTTAGgttgtttggtttctttcccTATAAAAATGTATGTGCCAGGAAATTGAGTTTGATTGTGCAGTGTTTGGGTAGGGACATGAGGAGAGCAAGCTCTGTCCAGTTGCTTTTTGTCTCGGCAGGTTGCCAAGGTTGTCACTGATCCTCTGAGGTCCAACCATGCTGCCCTCAGAGGAAgcttttttctgtgtgctgctgagtCTATTCCCTAGCTGGCATCAAAAGTAGTGTTTTCTGTGCCAGAATTTGATTTGCAAGAGTAATTTCCagtaaaaagcatttctttatttccttgttGCTGCAGAGAAGTTCaccagggtgctgctggagcagcagcaggaccgAGCGCGGCGCGAGCAGGAGAGGATCCGGCTCTATTCCGCTGACCCCTTCGATCTCGAGGCACAGGCCAAGATAGAAGAAGACATCAGGTAACAAACCAAAGTGGTTTTGTAGGCTTTGGTCTCCtctctggagagaaaaaaactgctGTGTGCTTCCATCCATggtgttttttcctcagagaagGCAGAATCTAAACACATGCCCGTATCAAGGCATTTGTTGGCAGGGTGATGCTCTGGGCCATCTTTGCACGTGGGAGGGTTGGGATTCAGGAGTGTGGAGGTGCACCCCGACCTTGAGATGTCCAGCTGAGACCACTGAGTGTTGCTCCtggtgagggtggggaggccctggcacaggttgcccagagaagttgtggcagCCCCATCCTGGAAGTATTCagggttggacagggcttggagcagcctgggatagtggaaggtgtccctgaccatggcactggatgggctttaaggtttctccaacccaaaccattctgggattgtGTGATATGAGGTTACAGCACTGTTGTCTGTGCATGTGATGtcttggagctgcctgcactggTTCACTCCTGAGACTGGAGCACTTGTCCAGGAGATGTGTGGAGAGCACATCTCCTCTTAAGAGGTGTGAGTCTGATGCCTGAGACATTTTGaacccaggagctgggctggtgctgtctgccagctgagctctgcacagcaacATGGTGTTGTTTCTCCCAGATACCCTCGAGATTTGGTTTTGCATCCTGCTAATTGTTCTGTGTCTGGCTAATTCACTGAGGAGAGGTTCTCCAGAAATGCATCCTGCTCATCAGCTCACTCCCTCTTGCTGCCTTCCAGATGTACTTGTGTTGGGCTGAGGCTTGATTTCTTCAGCTGAGTGGTAAATGCTGGAGTTGGTTCATGGCTGGTGGCTTTTCCCTGATAACAGTGTCTGTCTGGTGCAGACCCATTGTTGGTCAGAACCAGAGTTCACTGGTGGTAGCAGTGCTCTCACATTGTGACTGACAGGGTGTTGGTGCCAGATAAACACTCAGCAATGCAGAAAATAGACATTTGTAGGTAGTGAAACATTGCTCACTTCCCTTCTTCCTTAGATGAGGGACACATAAAGGGGATGTGCCCAAGGTTCTGCAGCTGTTTGGGCTGAGCCATCCCCAGATTTCACACCCTACtcagtgaaaaatgaaatgacATCAGAATGTAAGCCTTTCCCCTTCTTTGGGGAGATAAAGCTGTTTTGGATGCAGTCACTATGGATGCCCATCACTTCCAAGATTATCTGGGGCTGTGAGGGATTTCTTGAAGAGCATTTTTTCTGTTGGCTTGAATTTGCACCAAGGGCTGGTGCTCATGATGGTGTTCTTTCTGCCCTTTTGCTCACCTCCCTCCCTTCTGATGcctgaaaaaggaaagatacCAGGGAAACCTGAAGATTTTaatgttcagctgctgtgtgggaTTCCAGTGATGTAGCTATTGGCAACATCTCTGTGTACCCTTGGCATGACTAATGAATCCACTGGTTTTTTGCTCTGAGTTCTCCAGGTTAACATGGATGGTGGGTTCCTGTTGGCAACACAGGGCTGTCAGGAGGTGAGGTGTGAGCTAGGCAGGGGTTGGAAGGGGCAGTGGCTGCCAGGGAGTGTGTCAGTGTCTCTGGACTAAGCTGAGATCATTCCTAGCAATCTTCAGCTCCCAGGTCTGTGTTTCACTAAGGAAGCAGCCTTTGCTGTGGTTTAAATGTGTGTTTGTaaggtgagcagcagcaggtggaatttccagctctgtctgtgtgtcAGAGAGATGTTACAAGGTCTGGTTGACagaaatattgatttttctctctcttctcctcaAAATTCAGGCAACAAAACATTGAAGAGAACATGACAATAGCAATGGAAGAGGCACCCGAGAGCTTTGGGCAGGTGGTGATGCTCTACATCAACTGCAAAGTCAATGGACACCCTGTGAAAGCCTTTGTGGACTCAGGTGCTTTCTCCACACTCTCCCTTTGAGGGCAACAGTAAACATTCTAAtagttttcccaaaaaaatcctataaTAAAGCACTGCATGACAAGATTTTGGAGCACTTTACTGAACCCTGGGCGAGCAGAGCAGGTTGTTGGGAGAAGCAGTTTGGGAACACTCTGGGTTGGGGCTCCTGGGATAGTTTCTGGGACTTCCTTTACTGGAAGGTCCCTGCCATGTGCGTGTGTCTTATCCCATTTTGCAGATGGGATTTCACACACCTTTAATGTGGTGGTTCCCATCCACATCCTGCAAGGGGAAGTTCTTGGGGTTGTTCCATCCCTGCAGTAATGGTCAGTGCTAACCTGTTTGTGGGTAGCCAGCTCAGCACAGTGGGAGTCACAGGAAGCCTTTATGCCCTGGGGCAAGTGGATTGGTTTTCCAGCTACTGAGTGCCAGATCTTAAACTCTTCCAGGAGAACATATAAGTTTGTGCTGAGCCACCAGGATTTAACACGAGTTCTGTTGCTGGTAGGTGCTCAGATGACCATCATGAGCCAAGCCTGTGCTGAAAGGTGCAACATCATGAGGCTGGTGGATCGGCGATGGGCTGGCATTGCCAAGGGTGTTGGGACACAGAAAATCATTGGTAGAGTGCACTTAGGTAAGTACTGGCATTTTTGGGGCAGCTTTAGCAGGGATTTGACTGCATTTCCTGCAATCTTGGCACTGAGGATTGGTGCTGTAATTGTTAGGAGCCTCCTGCAGAGTAAAATCAAAGTGCATCTGCAATATGTTTGTCttgagcacagagctctgtt
This DNA window, taken from Oenanthe melanoleuca isolate GR-GAL-2019-014 chromosome 21, OMel1.0, whole genome shotgun sequence, encodes the following:
- the LOC130261655 gene encoding protein DDI1 homolog 2 isoform X4: MLLTVFCLRRDRSEITFNLQVDADFELQNFRALCELESGIPAAESQIVYAERPLTDNNRSLASYGLKDGDVVILRQKESVEPRPSLRFPGLPRIDFSSIAVPGTSAQQQQPPAPRPRPSPPDAPSFPQGLDNPALLREMLLANPHELSLLKERNPPLAEALLSGDLEKFTRVLLEQQQDRARREQERIRLYSADPFDLEAQAKIEEDIRQQNIEENMTIAMEEAPESFGQVVMLYINCKVNGHPVKAFVDSGAQMTIMSQACAERCNIMRLVDRRWAGIAKGVGTQKIIGRVHLAQVQIEGDFLACSFSILEEQPMDMLLGLDMLKRHQCSIDLKKNVLVIGTTGSQTAFLPEGELPECARLAYGAGRDELRPEDIADQELAEAIQKSVEEAERRKP
- the LOC130261655 gene encoding protein DDI1 homolog 2 isoform X3 — its product is MLLTVFCLRRDRSEITFNLQVDADFELQNFRALCELESGIPAAESQIVYAERPLTDNNRSLASYGLKDGDVVILRQKESVEPRPSLRFPGLPRIDFSSIAVPGTSAQQQQPPAPRPRPSPPDAPSFPQGLDNPALLREMLLANPHELSLLKERNPPLAEALLSGDLEKFTRVLLEQQQDRARREQERIRLYSADPFDLEAQAKIEEDIRQQNIEENMTIAMEEAPESFGQVVMLYINCKVNGHPVKAFVDSGAQMTIMSQACAERCNIMRLVDRRWAGIAKGVGTQKIIGRVHLAQVQIEGDFLACSFSILEEQPMDMLLGLDMLKRHQCSIDLKKNVLVIGTTGSQTAFLPEGELPECARLAYGAGRDELRPEDIADQELAEAIQKSVEEAGGTKKTKKRKTRKRKKN
- the LOC130261655 gene encoding protein DDI1 homolog 2 isoform X2; protein product: MLLTVFCLRRDRSEITFNLQVDADFELQNFRALCELESGIPAAESQIVYAERPLTDNNRSLASYGLKDGDVVILRQKESVEPRPSLRFPGLPRIDFSSIAVPGTSAQQQQPPAPRPRPSPPDAPSFPQGLDNPALLREMLLANPHELSLLKERNPPLAEALLSGDLEKFTRVLLEQQQDRARREQERIRLYSADPFDLEAQAKIEEDIRQQNIEENMTIAMEEAPESFGQVVMLYINCKVNGHPVKAFVDSGAQMTIMSQACAERCNIMRLVDRRWAGIAKGVGTQKIIGRVHLAQVQIEGDFLACSFSILEEQPMDMLLGLDMLKRHQCSIDLKKNVLVIGTTGSQTAFLPEGELPECARLAYGAGRDELRPEDIADQELAEAIQKSVEEAVAARWYQENQEKKNQKTEEELKDNVKQLRRSSAPHNMCILL